In the Stigmatella erecta genome, one interval contains:
- a CDS encoding M90 family metallopeptidase has translation MSGLFRTLRRRRLLRRPFPPEWLGHLERRAPFVQKLAPEARERLLSLLKVFAWEKEFIGAGGFTLTDEVRAVVSATAARLVLYLDLSYYDRLREVIVYPDAFRIPGHTGVILGEAKNWGTVILSWQSVLAGLADPSDGHATATHEFAHVLDREDGAFDGTPHLRRYSHYGAWASVMDGHFQKLRQGRRAERQVMDDYGSVNEAEFFAVATESFFEKPRQMREKTPDLYEELKRFYGWDPAGPPP, from the coding sequence ATGTCTGGACTGTTCCGCACCCTCCGGCGCCGCCGCCTGCTGCGCCGCCCCTTCCCCCCCGAGTGGCTCGGCCACCTGGAGCGGCGCGCCCCCTTCGTCCAGAAGCTGGCCCCCGAGGCCCGCGAGCGGCTGCTCTCGCTGCTCAAGGTGTTCGCCTGGGAGAAGGAGTTCATCGGCGCCGGGGGCTTCACCCTCACCGACGAGGTGCGCGCCGTGGTCTCCGCCACCGCCGCCCGCCTGGTGCTGTACCTGGACCTCTCCTATTACGACCGGCTGCGCGAAGTCATCGTCTACCCCGATGCCTTCCGCATCCCCGGCCACACGGGCGTCATCCTCGGCGAGGCGAAGAACTGGGGCACCGTCATCCTCTCCTGGCAGTCGGTGCTCGCCGGCCTGGCCGATCCGAGCGATGGCCACGCCACCGCCACGCACGAGTTCGCCCACGTGCTGGACCGGGAGGACGGCGCCTTCGACGGCACGCCTCACCTGCGGCGCTACTCGCACTACGGCGCCTGGGCCTCGGTGATGGACGGGCACTTCCAGAAGCTGCGCCAGGGCCGGCGCGCCGAGCGCCAGGTGATGGATGACTACGGCAGCGTCAACGAGGCGGAGTTCTTCGCCGTGGCCACCGAGTCCTTCTTCGAGAAGCCGCGCCAGATGCGCGAGAAGACGCCGGACCTCTACGAGGAGCTGAAGCGCTTCTATGGGTGGGACCCCGCGGGCCCCCCGCCCTGA
- a CDS encoding YbaY family lipoprotein — translation MIQVKPVIMGCLAALALSACASKGAATREGAQAQAPEASPPAAPPSPAEAEAPAAPPPAPHFQVTGEVLYRERIALTPAAVVKVEVVESGSNKEGGVIAEQSFANPGQVPIPFSVEVAPERVRPEASYFLRARILDGGRVYSSTEPIPVLTQGNKSNGVQVRVRQGG, via the coding sequence ATGATTCAAGTCAAGCCGGTCATCATGGGATGTCTCGCCGCGCTCGCGTTGAGCGCTTGTGCCTCGAAGGGGGCCGCCACCCGCGAGGGCGCGCAAGCCCAGGCCCCGGAGGCCTCCCCCCCGGCGGCGCCGCCTTCCCCGGCGGAGGCGGAGGCGCCCGCGGCGCCCCCGCCCGCGCCCCACTTCCAGGTGACGGGCGAGGTGCTCTACCGCGAGCGCATCGCGCTCACGCCCGCGGCGGTGGTGAAGGTGGAGGTGGTGGAGTCGGGCTCGAACAAGGAGGGCGGGGTGATCGCCGAGCAGTCCTTCGCCAATCCGGGCCAGGTGCCCATCCCCTTCTCGGTGGAGGTGGCCCCGGAGCGTGTCCGGCCGGAGGCGAGCTACTTCCTGCGGGCGCGCATCCTGGACGGGGGGCGGGTCTACTCCTCGACCGAGCCCATCCCGGTGCTCACCCAGGGCAACAAGAGCAACGGCGTGCAGGTGCGCGTGCGCCAGGGGGGCTGA
- a CDS encoding response regulator, protein MKPRVLIVDDSATVRADLRVVLGAAGFSTLLCGGIGGARKALSEERFDLVILDVLLQDGDGVDLLMEMRAHERTSQVPVLLLSSESAVGARLRGLSEGASDYVGKPYDSAFVVKRARELIQARPPPPKAPEAEPPLVAAARRRRLLVVDDSPTFLQAVVEELRQDGHDLIPARSAEEALPLLEAQPVDCVLMDLMLPGMDGISATRLIRSRPGLASVPVLMFTSRFESQKMAEALNAGVDAFCPKASDLGLLRAQVRNMLRRQSPEGDAPAPAKPAPAAKPPEAGVLLERVVARSGLSPVIASSTIARACRRASVEPQQLSPVSLAQALPFIRDALRVFLTEHETRQRMADIEELTRDAHLAVV, encoded by the coding sequence ATGAAGCCCAGGGTACTCATCGTGGACGACAGCGCGACCGTGCGGGCGGACCTGCGCGTGGTGCTCGGCGCCGCGGGGTTCTCCACCCTCTTGTGCGGCGGCATTGGCGGGGCGCGCAAGGCCCTGTCCGAGGAGCGCTTCGACCTGGTCATCCTCGATGTCCTCCTGCAGGACGGCGACGGGGTGGACCTGCTCATGGAGATGCGCGCGCACGAGCGCACCTCGCAGGTGCCCGTGCTGCTGCTCTCCTCCGAGTCCGCCGTGGGCGCGCGCCTGCGCGGCCTGAGCGAGGGCGCCAGCGACTACGTGGGCAAGCCGTACGACTCCGCCTTCGTGGTGAAGCGCGCGCGCGAGCTCATCCAGGCGCGCCCCCCGCCGCCCAAGGCCCCCGAGGCCGAGCCGCCCCTGGTGGCCGCCGCGCGCCGCCGCCGCCTGCTGGTGGTGGACGACAGCCCCACGTTCCTCCAGGCGGTGGTGGAGGAGCTGCGCCAGGACGGGCATGACCTCATCCCCGCGCGCTCCGCGGAGGAGGCGCTGCCGCTCCTGGAGGCTCAGCCCGTGGACTGCGTGCTGATGGACCTGATGCTGCCGGGCATGGACGGCATCTCCGCCACGCGCCTCATCCGCTCGCGGCCGGGGCTCGCCTCGGTGCCGGTGCTGATGTTCACCTCGCGCTTCGAGAGCCAGAAGATGGCCGAGGCGCTCAACGCCGGCGTGGACGCGTTCTGTCCCAAGGCCAGCGACTTGGGGCTCCTGCGCGCGCAGGTGCGCAACATGCTCCGCCGCCAGTCCCCGGAAGGCGACGCGCCCGCGCCCGCCAAGCCCGCCCCGGCCGCCAAGCCTCCCGAGGCCGGCGTGCTGCTGGAGCGCGTGGTGGCCCGCAGCGGCCTGTCCCCCGTGATTGCCTCCTCCACCATCGCCCGCGCCTGCCGCCGGGCCAGCGTGGAGCCGCAGCAGCTCAGCCCCGTCTCCCTCGCCCAGGCGCTGCCCTTCATCCGCGACGCGCTCCGCGTGTTCCTCACCGAGCACGAGACGCGCCAGCGCATGGCGGACATCGAGGAGCTGACGCGCGACGCGCACCTCGCGGTGGTGTAG
- a CDS encoding PAS domain-containing protein has protein sequence MDKNEISPALSPQLPLGAFIRNKRSHILKDWEESVRQLPHAQGLSQPRLLDHLPDLLERIANVVETVHTGGSASLDDMPEIHALERLDSGYDLDEVAEEYALLRACILHFYGDYVKSGGAESMALAMREMVSFNRTFDEAVAAAVSRYAQARERTLVALDRISEAALGTENLDTFLPKLLRVILETTEAVDSVTLLLREDDTLQVRASVGLGEGLAQDFSLKVGEGFAGRIAAQQRPLEVRSAATDPLVTNGALRTLGTRALYGVPLVYGGEVIGVAHMGSRTAFEFSNEDKLLFRAMVSRATGLLIQAWLADSEQAARAEAEAQKQLLNLIIEQSGEAIIMADAQGVVRIVNAEAKRQQCCGLKQVGPSEWHEVGGQLTEDEQPLKQADFFIRRALQGEGVTEARWKARRQDGAMRTFSGTASPLRRPDGALAGAVLTARDETERLQRERERTETLALLDLMLEAAPMGMAFLDRELRYVRVNASLARSNGRPVEAHLGKTVAEVLPVYASRIEPLLRRVLETGEALRGFEFSGPEEATPSGPSQYWVVDSFPVRTGAGELLGLGCVIVNITERKQQEERLRKTAEFRERFMGVVSHDLRNPLNAILLSANALLRADGVHANHAKVARRIMTSGERMVRMIGELLDFTRGRLGGGIPVQPRTCHLRHLCRQVIEELEISHPGRELRLRAEGDFQGEWDPDRLTQLLDNLGKNALDYSPAHAPVEFTLTDWGGSLQLEVHNDGPPIPAALLPNIFEPFRRAVAGDTHPTSGLGLGLFIVQQIAQAHGGTVSVASQEGQGTTFIVRLPRHALPGPPDLQP, from the coding sequence ATGGACAAAAACGAGATCTCCCCCGCGCTCTCCCCGCAGCTGCCGCTGGGGGCGTTCATCCGGAACAAGCGCTCTCACATCCTCAAGGACTGGGAGGAGTCGGTCCGCCAGCTTCCCCATGCCCAGGGGCTGTCGCAGCCCCGGCTCCTGGACCACCTGCCGGATCTGCTGGAGCGGATCGCCAACGTCGTGGAGACCGTGCACACCGGCGGCAGCGCCTCGCTCGACGACATGCCGGAGATCCACGCGCTGGAGCGGCTGGACTCGGGCTACGACCTGGACGAGGTCGCCGAGGAGTACGCCCTGCTCCGGGCCTGCATCCTCCACTTCTACGGCGACTACGTGAAGTCGGGCGGCGCGGAGTCCATGGCGCTGGCGATGCGCGAGATGGTGTCGTTCAACCGGACGTTCGACGAGGCGGTGGCCGCGGCCGTCTCCCGGTATGCCCAGGCGCGCGAGCGGACGCTCGTGGCGCTCGACCGCATCTCCGAGGCGGCCCTGGGCACCGAGAACCTGGACACCTTCCTGCCCAAGCTGCTGCGCGTCATCCTGGAGACCACCGAGGCGGTGGACAGCGTCACCCTGCTCTTGCGCGAGGATGACACCCTGCAGGTCCGCGCCTCGGTGGGCCTGGGCGAGGGGCTGGCCCAAGACTTCAGCCTGAAGGTGGGCGAGGGCTTCGCCGGCCGCATCGCCGCCCAGCAGCGGCCGCTGGAGGTGCGCTCGGCGGCCACGGATCCGCTGGTGACGAACGGCGCCCTGCGCACCCTGGGCACGCGCGCGCTCTACGGGGTTCCGCTGGTGTACGGCGGCGAGGTCATCGGCGTGGCCCACATGGGCAGCCGCACCGCCTTCGAGTTCTCCAACGAGGACAAGCTGCTCTTCCGCGCCATGGTGAGCCGCGCCACGGGCCTGCTCATCCAGGCGTGGCTCGCCGACAGCGAGCAGGCGGCCCGGGCCGAGGCGGAGGCGCAGAAGCAGCTGCTCAACCTCATCATCGAGCAGAGCGGCGAGGCCATCATCATGGCGGATGCGCAGGGCGTGGTGCGCATCGTCAACGCCGAGGCGAAGCGGCAGCAGTGCTGCGGGCTGAAGCAGGTGGGCCCCTCCGAGTGGCACGAGGTGGGCGGCCAGCTCACGGAGGACGAGCAGCCGCTGAAGCAGGCCGACTTCTTCATCCGCCGCGCCCTCCAGGGCGAGGGGGTCACCGAGGCCCGGTGGAAGGCACGGCGCCAGGATGGCGCGATGCGCACCTTCAGCGGCACCGCGTCCCCCTTGCGCCGGCCGGACGGCGCGCTGGCCGGGGCGGTGCTCACCGCCCGCGACGAGACGGAGCGGCTGCAGCGGGAGCGCGAGCGCACCGAGACGCTGGCGCTCCTGGACCTGATGCTCGAGGCGGCCCCCATGGGCATGGCGTTCCTGGACCGGGAGCTGCGCTACGTGCGGGTCAACGCGTCCCTGGCCCGCTCCAATGGCCGGCCGGTGGAGGCGCACCTGGGCAAGACCGTGGCCGAGGTCCTCCCCGTGTACGCATCCCGCATAGAGCCCCTGCTGCGGCGGGTGCTGGAGACGGGCGAGGCGCTGCGCGGCTTCGAGTTCAGCGGCCCGGAGGAGGCAACCCCCTCGGGGCCCTCGCAATACTGGGTGGTGGACTCCTTCCCGGTGCGCACCGGGGCCGGGGAGCTGCTCGGCCTCGGCTGCGTCATCGTCAACATCACCGAGCGCAAGCAGCAGGAGGAGCGGCTGCGCAAGACGGCGGAGTTCCGCGAGCGCTTCATGGGCGTCGTCTCCCACGACTTGCGCAACCCGCTCAACGCCATCCTCCTGTCCGCCAACGCGCTGCTGCGCGCCGACGGCGTGCATGCCAACCACGCCAAGGTGGCCCGGCGCATCATGACCAGCGGCGAGCGCATGGTGCGCATGATTGGCGAGCTGCTCGACTTCACCCGCGGCAGGCTGGGCGGCGGTATCCCCGTCCAACCGCGGACCTGCCACCTGCGCCACCTGTGCCGCCAGGTCATCGAGGAGCTGGAGATCAGCCACCCGGGCCGCGAGCTGCGGCTGCGGGCGGAAGGGGACTTCCAGGGGGAGTGGGACCCGGACCGGCTCACGCAGCTGCTGGACAACCTGGGCAAGAACGCGCTCGACTACAGCCCCGCCCACGCCCCCGTGGAGTTCACGCTCACGGACTGGGGCGGCTCGCTCCAGCTCGAGGTCCACAACGACGGGCCGCCCATCCCGGCGGCCCTGCTGCCCAACATCTTCGAGCCGTTCCGCAGGGCCGTGGCGGGCGATACCCACCCCACCTCGGGCCTGGGGCTGGGCCTCTTCATCGTCCAGCAGATCGCCCAGGCGCACGGGGGCACCGTCTCGGTGGCCTCCCAGGAGGGACAGGGGACCACCTTCATCGTGCGCCTGCCCCGGCACGCCCTCCCGGGCCCGCCGGACCTCCAGCCCTAG
- a CDS encoding chemotaxis protein CheB — MSARALRILIAEDSPTVRRRLVDAFSADAGCMVAAETADGDRAFELCQRLRPDVVALDLALPKVNGVELTRRIMAHCPTPIVVFSSPENRSRGLHLLDALSAGAVDGMERPLRTTAEDWMVELLARVKLAARVPSITHPLGRLKLEPEPPRDLPARAVVMGASTGGPAAMKNILQRLPRDFPLPILLVMHLSEQFELSMVEWLGKYSPLPVRQAVDGEVLPSVCRPAVVLARANRHMVLSEGLLRLTHGPERHSCRPSVDVLFESVARELGGRAIGCLLTGMGRDGAEGMDALRRSGAVTLAQDEASSVVFGMPREAIRLGAARHVVGLQDIPGWLAALARRRPERGQA; from the coding sequence ATGAGCGCGCGCGCGCTGCGCATCCTCATCGCCGAGGATTCACCGACGGTGCGGCGCCGGCTGGTGGATGCCTTCTCGGCGGATGCGGGGTGCATGGTGGCCGCGGAGACCGCTGACGGGGACCGGGCATTCGAGCTATGTCAGCGGCTGCGCCCGGACGTGGTGGCGTTGGACCTGGCGCTGCCCAAGGTGAACGGCGTGGAGCTGACCCGGCGCATCATGGCCCACTGTCCCACCCCCATCGTCGTCTTCTCCTCCCCGGAGAACCGCTCCCGGGGGCTGCACCTGCTGGATGCGCTGAGCGCCGGCGCGGTGGACGGCATGGAGCGGCCCCTGCGCACCACCGCCGAGGACTGGATGGTGGAGCTGCTCGCCCGGGTGAAGCTCGCCGCGCGCGTGCCCTCCATCACCCACCCGCTGGGGCGCCTGAAGCTGGAGCCGGAGCCGCCCCGGGACTTGCCCGCGCGCGCCGTGGTGATGGGCGCCTCCACCGGCGGCCCCGCGGCCATGAAGAACATCCTCCAGCGGCTGCCCCGGGACTTTCCCCTGCCCATCCTGCTGGTGATGCACCTGTCCGAGCAGTTCGAGCTGTCCATGGTGGAGTGGCTGGGCAAGTACTCGCCGCTGCCGGTGCGCCAGGCGGTGGACGGCGAGGTGCTGCCGTCCGTGTGCCGCCCGGCGGTGGTGCTGGCCCGGGCCAACCGCCACATGGTGCTCAGCGAGGGGCTCTTGCGGCTCACCCACGGGCCCGAGCGCCACTCGTGCCGGCCCTCCGTGGACGTGCTGTTCGAGTCCGTGGCGCGCGAGCTGGGGGGCCGGGCCATCGGGTGCCTGCTCACGGGCATGGGGCGCGATGGGGCCGAGGGGATGGATGCGCTGCGGCGCTCCGGGGCGGTGACGCTGGCCCAGGACGAGGCCAGCTCGGTGGTGTTCGGCATGCCGCGCGAGGCCATCCGCCTGGGCGCGGCCAGACACGTGGTTGGATTGCAGGACATTCCCGGGTGGCTCGCCGCGCTCGCGCGCCGGCGCCCGGAGCGAGGACAGGCATGA
- a CDS encoding hybrid sensor histidine kinase/response regulator — translation MTSVERLEELPAAVSAGLVVLGDDSGGVEEAVAKCRELHSRRFIPRTHLVVLTARPEAEQEALIRAGADECIPVQGGGWRRRVAAFHRRLAATEGGGTPLAGSVSQRIAPEIALRALLASTTSDLGHDFFRTLVMHLAKSFGVTSALVGELQPERDSLRTMAFWLNGRFEENVTYRLQGTPCHNAVLSSLCHYRDGVATRFPEDAMLMDLGMRGYLGAALKNSRGDAIGVLAILHGEPLDLGTLDRALLEALAARAGAELERIRTQEELERARDFLRNTLDAVPDPLFVADRAHRFVAVNRAFCGFMRRSAEQLLGSSYHDFLPAQEADDGWRMDELAFTSGQPMEREETLSSLSGATRTLVTKRAVFAESPGQPFLVVTIRDITDHRRLETQLRLADRMVSVGTMAAGVAHEINNPLAYVCSNLSYLGNVLAQGTPPAEALPELREVVAETEEGIGRVRSIVQDLKAFARSDEDRVGPVDVHQVMEGALRLVRNELSYRARVVRALDPVPAVRGNEGRLGQVLVNLLVNAVQAFPKADLDQNRIRLATRCEGPSWVVVEVEDNGPGMEPEVLERIFDPFFTTKPVGVGTGLGLAICHSIVHSMGGQIDVRSRRGHGSVFRVVLPTFQGEDVVLPVLPARQEHEAPRRRLLLIDDEPAVGTSVRRLLQGVHEVHAVQDAREALSLLSRGEHYDAILCDVVMPGMSGVDFLRELEQREPLMARRTGLMSGGTFSTQAREFVAARASDLLEKPFEPERLRTFVARLLA, via the coding sequence GTGACGAGCGTTGAGCGGTTGGAGGAGTTGCCCGCGGCGGTGTCCGCTGGGTTGGTGGTCCTGGGGGATGACAGTGGGGGCGTGGAGGAGGCCGTGGCCAAGTGCCGCGAGCTGCACTCGCGACGCTTCATCCCCCGCACACACTTGGTGGTTCTCACGGCACGGCCCGAGGCGGAGCAGGAAGCGCTCATCCGGGCGGGGGCCGACGAATGCATTCCGGTTCAAGGCGGCGGGTGGCGCAGGCGCGTGGCGGCCTTCCACCGGCGTCTGGCGGCCACGGAGGGCGGCGGTACGCCCCTGGCAGGGTCTGTCTCGCAGCGCATCGCTCCTGAGATCGCGCTCCGGGCCCTGCTGGCCAGCACCACATCGGACCTGGGGCATGACTTCTTTCGCACCCTGGTGATGCACCTGGCCAAATCGTTCGGCGTCACCAGCGCGCTGGTGGGCGAGCTGCAGCCGGAGCGCGACTCGCTGCGCACCATGGCCTTCTGGCTCAACGGCCGCTTCGAGGAGAACGTCACCTACAGGCTTCAGGGCACGCCCTGCCACAACGCGGTGCTCAGCTCGCTGTGCCACTACCGGGACGGGGTGGCCACGCGCTTTCCCGAGGACGCGATGCTGATGGACCTGGGCATGCGCGGCTACCTGGGCGCGGCGCTCAAGAACTCGCGCGGGGACGCCATCGGCGTGCTGGCCATTCTCCACGGCGAGCCCCTGGACCTGGGGACGCTGGACCGGGCCCTGCTGGAGGCGCTGGCGGCGCGCGCGGGCGCGGAGCTGGAGCGCATCCGCACCCAGGAGGAGCTGGAGCGCGCGCGGGACTTCCTGCGCAACACGCTGGACGCGGTGCCGGATCCGCTCTTCGTGGCGGACCGGGCGCACCGCTTCGTGGCCGTCAACCGCGCCTTCTGCGGCTTCATGCGCCGCAGCGCCGAGCAGCTCCTGGGCAGCAGCTACCATGACTTCCTGCCCGCGCAGGAGGCGGACGACGGCTGGCGGATGGATGAGCTGGCCTTCACCTCCGGCCAGCCCATGGAGCGCGAGGAGACGCTCAGCTCGCTCTCGGGCGCCACGCGCACCCTGGTCACCAAGCGCGCCGTCTTCGCCGAGTCGCCCGGCCAGCCCTTCCTGGTGGTCACCATCCGGGACATCACCGACCACCGGCGGCTGGAGACGCAGCTGCGGCTGGCCGACCGCATGGTGTCGGTGGGCACGATGGCGGCCGGCGTGGCGCACGAAATCAACAACCCGCTGGCCTACGTCTGCTCGAACCTCTCCTACCTGGGCAACGTGCTGGCCCAGGGCACGCCGCCGGCCGAGGCCCTGCCGGAGCTGCGCGAGGTGGTGGCGGAGACGGAGGAGGGCATTGGCCGGGTGCGCTCCATCGTGCAGGACCTGAAGGCCTTCGCGCGCTCGGACGAGGACCGCGTGGGCCCGGTGGACGTGCACCAGGTGATGGAGGGCGCGCTGCGGCTGGTGCGCAACGAGCTGTCCTACCGGGCCCGGGTGGTGCGCGCGCTGGACCCGGTGCCCGCGGTGCGCGGCAACGAGGGCCGGCTGGGCCAGGTGCTGGTGAACCTGCTGGTGAATGCCGTGCAGGCCTTCCCCAAGGCGGACCTGGACCAGAACCGCATCCGCCTGGCCACCCGGTGCGAGGGGCCCAGCTGGGTGGTGGTGGAGGTGGAGGACAACGGGCCGGGGATGGAGCCGGAGGTGCTCGAGCGCATCTTCGATCCGTTCTTCACCACCAAGCCGGTGGGCGTGGGCACGGGGCTGGGGCTGGCCATCTGCCACTCCATCGTCCACTCCATGGGCGGGCAGATCGACGTGCGGAGCCGGCGCGGCCACGGCAGCGTGTTCCGCGTGGTGCTGCCCACCTTCCAGGGCGAGGACGTGGTGCTGCCGGTGCTGCCGGCGCGCCAGGAGCACGAGGCGCCCCGGCGCCGGCTCCTGCTCATCGACGACGAGCCGGCGGTGGGCACCTCGGTGCGGCGGCTCCTGCAGGGGGTGCACGAGGTGCACGCGGTGCAGGACGCGCGCGAGGCGCTGAGCCTGCTGTCGCGCGGCGAGCACTACGACGCCATCCTCTGCGACGTGGTGATGCCGGGCATGAGCGGGGTGGACTTCCTGCGCGAGCTGGAGCAGCGCGAGCCGCTCATGGCGCGGCGCACGGGGCTGATGTCCGGCGGGACGTTCTCCACGCAGGCGCGCGAGTTCGTCGCCGCGCGCGCCAGTGACTTGCTGGAGAAGCCCTTCGAGCCGGAGCGGCTGCGCACCTTCGTGGCGCGGCTGCTGGCCTGA
- a CDS encoding hybrid sensor histidine kinase/response regulator yields the protein MNDEILRYFKVEARELLQQLGQGFVALEEGADDAEMVPQLFRWAHTLKGAARVVSHARIAEIAHAVEDALQPFRDEGVPLPRSSVSEFIRLVAQMGDALAEMDAPPPVAPGEEPQPVPDGSAPETLRVELSALEELLDGLAEAVVRLGGLREAVEAVGQARNAAEGLLEHLTAPAAASGSPAERARWLSRTLSVAEGLNGALTRAGRRLDGGLGKVEGELSRLRDASHALRLVPASTLFGALELAAHEAAALTGKRVSLQAEGGDVRLDGHVLAAVRQALLHAVRNAVDHGLEMPEERLALGKPEAGRVLVRVERRGARVRFLCEDDGRGVDLGGVRDAAVARGLVLEQDAASLDEAALLDLLFQAGFSTARSVTDLSGRGVGLDVVREIARALKGEATAATWPSLGTSIILDVPVSLTSLEVLEAEVGNKRVLLPLDALSATVRLGPETLTWVGARASFLHEEQTVTFLPLSSVLGHPEPPQSRAWSAVVIGRGEARVAVGVDRLRGIHRVVVRPLPASVPPLPLVAGASFDAQGEPLLVMDMVGLAHWVRQGHVPTVQAQPTRKRRVLVIDDSVTTRMLEQGILESAGYQVELAASGEEGLEKVSRGGHSLVIVDVEMPGMSGLDFTRKVRATPALASLPVIMVSSLGAEEDQRRGREAGVSAYIVKGEFDQHGFLDTVRRLSGGPTERGP from the coding sequence ATGAACGACGAGATTCTGCGCTACTTCAAGGTCGAGGCCCGCGAGCTGCTCCAGCAGCTCGGCCAGGGCTTCGTGGCCTTGGAGGAGGGCGCGGACGACGCCGAGATGGTGCCCCAGCTCTTCCGCTGGGCGCACACGCTCAAGGGCGCCGCGCGGGTGGTCAGCCACGCGCGCATCGCGGAGATTGCCCACGCGGTGGAGGACGCGCTCCAGCCCTTCCGGGACGAGGGCGTGCCGCTGCCGCGCTCCAGCGTGAGCGAGTTCATCCGCCTGGTGGCGCAGATGGGCGACGCGCTGGCGGAGATGGACGCGCCGCCCCCGGTGGCCCCCGGCGAGGAGCCGCAGCCGGTGCCCGACGGGAGCGCGCCCGAGACGCTGCGCGTGGAGCTCTCCGCGCTGGAGGAACTGCTGGATGGGCTCGCCGAGGCGGTGGTGCGCCTGGGCGGCCTGCGCGAGGCGGTGGAGGCGGTGGGGCAGGCCCGGAACGCGGCGGAGGGGCTGCTCGAGCACCTCACCGCGCCCGCGGCCGCGAGCGGCTCGCCCGCCGAGCGCGCCCGGTGGCTCTCGCGCACCTTGTCCGTGGCCGAGGGGCTCAACGGGGCCCTCACGCGCGCGGGCCGGCGGCTGGACGGGGGGCTCGGCAAGGTGGAGGGCGAGCTGTCCCGGCTCCGGGACGCCAGCCACGCGCTGCGGCTGGTGCCCGCCTCCACGCTGTTTGGCGCGCTGGAGCTGGCGGCGCACGAGGCGGCGGCCCTGACGGGCAAGCGCGTCTCGCTCCAGGCCGAGGGCGGGGACGTGCGGCTGGATGGGCACGTGCTGGCCGCGGTGCGCCAGGCGCTCCTGCACGCGGTGCGCAACGCCGTGGACCACGGGCTGGAGATGCCCGAGGAGCGGCTCGCGCTGGGCAAGCCAGAGGCGGGCCGGGTGCTCGTGCGCGTGGAGCGGCGCGGGGCCCGGGTGCGCTTCCTGTGCGAGGACGACGGGCGCGGGGTGGACCTGGGCGGCGTGCGCGACGCGGCGGTGGCGCGCGGGCTGGTGCTGGAGCAGGACGCGGCCTCGCTGGACGAGGCGGCGCTGCTGGACTTGCTCTTCCAGGCGGGCTTCAGCACCGCGCGCTCCGTGACGGACCTGTCCGGCCGCGGCGTGGGGCTGGATGTGGTGCGCGAGATTGCCCGGGCGCTGAAGGGCGAGGCCACCGCGGCCACCTGGCCGAGCCTGGGCACGAGCATCATCCTGGATGTGCCCGTGTCCCTCACCTCGCTGGAGGTGCTGGAGGCGGAGGTGGGCAACAAGCGCGTGCTCCTGCCGCTGGATGCGCTGAGCGCCACGGTGCGGCTGGGGCCGGAGACGCTCACGTGGGTGGGCGCCCGGGCCTCCTTCCTCCACGAGGAGCAGACGGTGACGTTCCTGCCGCTCTCCTCGGTGCTGGGCCACCCCGAGCCGCCCCAGTCCCGCGCCTGGTCCGCGGTGGTGATTGGCCGCGGCGAGGCGCGCGTGGCGGTGGGCGTGGACCGGCTGCGCGGCATTCACCGCGTGGTGGTGCGCCCCCTGCCCGCCTCCGTGCCCCCGCTGCCGCTCGTCGCCGGGGCCAGCTTCGATGCCCAGGGCGAGCCGCTCCTGGTGATGGACATGGTGGGCCTGGCCCACTGGGTGCGCCAGGGGCACGTGCCCACCGTGCAGGCGCAGCCCACCCGGAAGCGCCGGGTGCTCGTCATCGACGACTCGGTCACCACGCGCATGCTGGAGCAGGGCATCCTGGAGTCGGCCGGCTACCAGGTGGAGCTGGCCGCCTCGGGCGAGGAGGGGCTGGAGAAGGTGTCCCGGGGTGGCCACTCGCTCGTCATCGTCGACGTGGAGATGCCGGGCATGAGTGGCCTGGATTTCACCCGCAAGGTGCGCGCCACGCCCGCGCTGGCCTCGCTGCCTGTTATCATGGTGTCCTCCCTGGGCGCGGAGGAGGACCAGCGGCGCGGGCGTGAGGCGGGCGTGTCGGCATATATCGTCAAGGGTGAGTTCGATCAGCACGGCTTCCTGGACACGGTGAGGCGGTTGTCCGGGGGACCCACGGAGCGGGGCCCATGA